A genome region from Akkermansiaceae bacterium includes the following:
- a CDS encoding ABC transporter ATP-binding protein, whose product MSEQNEIIVEDVWKSYDAGRIEVLKGVTLRVRKGEIVALCGSSGCGKSTLLNVISGLEEVDKGLVRVAGRDVVDEATRIGLLRHRIGYVFQMHHLMPDLTLAENCMVPVIAAGGKRAEGLARLRELAETTGVAHRLGQRVRELSGGERQRGALCRALMNDPEILLCDEPTGALDESNRGKVFDLLLDLVRSRGRTLVLATHDAELASRCDRTVRMRDGRMEDLT is encoded by the coding sequence ATGAGTGAACAGAACGAAATCATCGTCGAGGACGTCTGGAAAAGCTACGACGCCGGGCGCATCGAGGTGCTCAAGGGCGTGACCTTGCGGGTGCGGAAAGGTGAGATCGTCGCGCTTTGTGGCAGCTCCGGCTGCGGGAAATCCACTTTGCTCAACGTGATCTCCGGGCTGGAGGAGGTGGACAAGGGACTCGTCCGTGTGGCCGGGCGCGATGTGGTGGACGAGGCAACACGCATCGGGTTGCTGCGCCACCGGATCGGCTACGTGTTCCAGATGCATCATCTCATGCCGGATCTCACCCTTGCGGAAAACTGCATGGTGCCGGTGATCGCGGCGGGCGGGAAACGCGCGGAGGGCTTGGCACGCCTGCGCGAGCTCGCGGAGACGACCGGCGTCGCACATCGCCTCGGCCAACGGGTGCGGGAGCTATCCGGCGGCGAACGCCAGCGCGGAGCCTTGTGCCGCGCGCTGATGAACGATCCGGAAATCCTTCTTTGCGACGAACCCACCGGAGCACTCGACGAGAGCAACCGCGGGAAGGTTTTTGATCTTCTGTTAGATCTTGTCCGTTCGCGCGGCAGGACGCTGGTGCTGGCGACGCACGACGCGGAACTCGCAAGCCGCTGCGACCGCACGGTGCGGATGCGTGACGGCAGGATGGAGGACTTAACATGA